A window of the Diospyros lotus cultivar Yz01 unplaced genomic scaffold, ASM1463336v1 superscaf1, whole genome shotgun sequence genome harbors these coding sequences:
- the LOC127792953 gene encoding uncharacterized protein LOC127792953 isoform X2 — protein sequence MFEMYPQGNYSSQFGQGSQAPFPQFQQHPVPPPPRPFQQGPPASQPSTIQQGPPSIPPHIGHSTLPVYQHAPPPPLPPQQVPASGMLNASQSYLPPPPLPPQQIHGSISMVHSYSVVPQNSQWTHSMHQVLPPVRPPLGPPASIVPSHPGLFRPSLPPTGSSTLPLRPPHGGPIRPPEPGNVQAIQQISVPPPPVPPTSSLFAPAPFGSFLHSANKDSNVSASVPLSPPPPPSSPPPIPPSPPPPTSPHPPVGTLPATALHTASDLSHNSESVPTSNQSGFEVVASDSVDKVGVSIETRDDAPMFAECKTPEPMTSCDVGSPMKNLSTVKGIKLDLPPPPKPAEEKIVQKIEVLCRFIAKNGPSFEDMARQKEFANPEFEFLFGGEPGSKAAVAHSYFEWMKKKCISDHDFQHELGNSVVRSPDIDTSTQTKFLKDAVVSHSPSDSDMDMEDDITQPDVEQQVGASFKGLNHERVSIPKGLDGQEQLHSLQNAAEYNVGEVPGSRSSGLAGQDKGIGSERTSGELIKGTSPFRLLQDYASEDSSENDDKPSLEEANTLMASPSTIRGATSRCEDIGLNLRRISSCEVAFGMPLESKSIQSNAPEFSPGSQSTAQRSNITSAATVKTEETVGNNNGNQESINNAASLEELNNTFNGAHEAAPEIGNSQSQKGKGKFESIPTLTKVDEFGRLVREGASDSDSDELHNARRRGKRERSWSRSRSPRDRRSPPWRRRERRSRSRSWSPRKRSRSRSPVYRNRDDSGSDKMRRDKDQLPECFNFLRGRCHRGAFCRYMHHESNKSDSARRYRSKQQYVEVPPASRTSDFHEEIGKTPPRRSVNEQDTSRSSFVSLKVGKMDREKSLQIAAQSMISDQDDKLLVAELAKTERDSGVTVVIQEAREIKEKILESATGLPDNENYLKQLETVQSLDGSPSHSLADVGTAISKDDVSHGTGSVENLMVVHSQAKLSLPLPQNADHLHKNMDDSSTADSSQVQSSSTFQQNQLSFSEHRVNKVSSIHSYPVSSPTSQSFLSQSLPPKELTPPIVPPVDFRNNRLQFPPPPPPFSQGAYTLQTQHSHVVAPNSSWSLPPPPPPPLLPPHPPSVYISTINATTAMQAMPPPLFQQHELPPRNESTSQMFVTAYPAHLPTHSQVGEFQQHRSLQMQELEPPRPSTYKEDFQPKALGMSNQMSQQHTGGTGLVEEDHFSRFPVQGLSPPNSFARGNMPPQPMKSFQGEKLPSGGPFTSLSQNHPYLQQQRPHFDLHSPATDGLPSDLRDYGNIGSGISRYTSDILEKNQLYRSDFEGSRISGHYNPYASTFDHPLGSKFSSIFFKQDKDISYNNLHDVPSSLLHVPVDGHGIGSVGPKSMQAAALPKSASDQYDPIFDSIEPASNSFKTFDHGLKAEPPIHGLKDELTNDHIMLGLSASHKPLDVEENNKQKGIGVVTVTTSVKSENDEYGETADAEVGDVENISANSPIENANIAVGEVEIDQVKMSGKSKNSKDSRSMKLFKIALADFVKDVLKPSWRQGNMSKEAFKTIVKKTVDKVSGAMKSHQIPKSQSKINQYIDSSQRKLTKLVMGYVQKYVKV from the exons atGTTCGAGATGTATCCTCAGGGTAATTATTCTTCTCAGTTTGGACAGGGCTCTCAAGCACCTTTCCCTCAATTTCAACAGCATCCTGTGCCTCCTCCGCCTCGTCCTTTCCAACAGGGCCCTCCAGCCTCCCAACCTTCTACAATACAACAAGGTCCCCCATCCATTCCACCTCATATAGGTCATTCTACTCTCCCAGTGTACCAGCATGCTCCACCTCCCCCACTGCCACCCCAACAAGTTCCAGCAAGTGGAATGCTGAATGCAAGCCAATCTTACTTGCCACCACCCCCACTGCCACCCCAACAAATCCATGGAAGTATCTCTATGGTACATTCCTATTCGGTAGTTCCGCAGAACTCCCAATGGACTCATAGCATGCATCAAGTTTTGCCTCCTGTGCGTCCTCCTCTTGGTCCACCTGCCTCCATAGTTCCAAGTCATCCAGGGTTGTTCAGGCCCTCATTACCTCCTACAGGGTCATCTACACTACCTTTAAGACCTCCACACGGAGGCCCAATACGTCCTCCAGAACCAGGTAACGTGCAGGCTATCCAGCAAATCTCCGTGCCACCGCCACCTGTCCCACCAACCTCTAGTTTATTTGCACCTGCTCCATTTGGATCTTTTTTACATTCAGCAAACAAGGATTCCAATGTGTCAGCCAGTGTTCCCTTGTCGCCACCACCTCCACCATCTTCTCCTCCACCCATACCACCTTCTCCACCACCACCTACCTCTCCCCATCCTCCTGTCGGAACACTGCCTGCTACAGCTCTACATACTGCATCTGATTTGTCCCATAATTCTGAGTCGGTTCCAACTTCCAATCAGTCTGGCTTTGAAGTAGTAGCTTCTGATTCTGTTGATAAAGTTGGGGTTTCCATCGAAACCAGAGATGATGCACCTATGTTTGCTGAGTGTAAAACTCCTGAACCCATGACAAGCTGCGATGTGGGTTCCCCTATGAAGAATTTATCAACTGTCAAAGGTATAAAATTGGATCTACCTCCACCACCCAAGCCAGCAGAAGAGAAAATTGTGCAAAAAATCGAGGTTCTGTGCCGCTTTATTGCAAAGAATGGCCCTAGTTTCGAAGATATGGCTCGTCAAAAAGAGTTTGCGAATCCAGAATTCGAATTTTTATTTGGTGGTGAGCCAGGGAGCAAAGCTGCAGTTGCACATTCATATTTTGAGTGGATGAAAAAGAAGTGTATCTCAGATCATGACTTCCAGCACGAGCTTGGTAATTCAGTAGTAAGGTCTCCAGACATAGACACTTCAACTCAGACCAAATTTTTGAAGGATGCAGTTGTATCCCATTCACCTTCAGATTCTGATATGGATATGGAAG ATGACATCACGCAGCCTGATGTAGAGCAGCAAGTTGGTGCCTCATTCAAAGGTTTAAACCACGAGAGGGTTTCAATACCTAAAGGCCTTGATGGTCAAGAGCAATTACATTCACTGCAAAATGCTGCTGAATACAATGTTGGAGAGGTTCCTGGATCTAGGTCCTCAGGTCTGGCTGGACAAGACAAAG GTATTGGTTCTGAGAGGACTTCTGGTGAACTCATCAAAGGTACAAGCCCTTTCAGGCTTCTACAAGACTATGCTTCTGAGGATAGTTCAGAAAATGATGACAAGCCATCTCTTGAAGAGGCCAACACTTTAATGGCGTCACCATCAACTATAAGAGGTGCTACAAGTAGGTGCGAAGACATTGGATTGAATCTGAGGCGCATCTCAAGCTGTGAGGTGGCATTTGGAATGCCTTTAGAGTCTAAGAGCATCCAATCGAATGCTCCAGAATTTTCCCCAGGATCACAGAGTACTGCCCAACGAAGTAATATAACATCTGCTGCTACTGTTAAAACTGAAGAAACTGTTGGAAATAACAATGGTAATCAAGAATCTATCAACAATGCTGCTTCTCTTGAGGAACTAAATAATACCTTCAATGGTGCTCATGAAGCAGCTCCTGAGATTGGCAACTCTCAGTCtcagaaaggaaaaggaaaattcGAGTCTATACCTACTCTGACAAAAGTTGACGAGTTTGGGAGATTAGTCAGAGAAGGTGCCAGTGACAGTGACTCTGATGAATTGCACAATGCAAGAAGGCGTGGTAAGAGAGAGAGGAGTTGGAGCCGAAGCCGATCTCCACGTGATCGGAGGAGCCCTCCTTGGAGGAGAAGGGAGAGACGAAGCCGATCTCGCAG CTGGTCTCCCAGGAAAAGAAGCAGGAGCAGGTCTCCCGTGTATAGGAATAGGGATGATTCTGGTAGTGACAAAATGAGACGGGACAAAGATCAGCTTCCAGAGTGCTTTAACTTTCTTCGAGGCAGGTGCCACCGAGGAGCATTTTGTCGGTATATGCACCACGAATCCAATAAGAGTGACAGTGCAAGACGCTACAGGAGCAAACAGCAGTATGTGGAAGTTCCACCTGCTTCAAGGACTTCTGATTTCCATGAAGAGATTGGGAAAACCCCTCCCAGAAGATCAGTTAATGAGCAGGACACATCCAGAAGCAGCTTTGTTTCTTTGAAAGTTGGCAAAATGGACAGGGAAAAGTCTTTGCAGATTGCTGCTCAATCTATGATTTCTGATCAAGATGACAAGTTATTGGTTGCAGAGTTGGCTAAAACTGAGAGAGATAGTGGGGTAACTGTAGTGATTCAGGAAGCtcgagaaattaaagaaaagatACTGGAATCTGCAACTGGCCTTCCTGATAATGAGAACTATCTAAAACAATTGGAGACTGTTCAATCTCTTGATGGGTCTCCCTCTCATTCATTAGCTGATGTTGGTACTGCAATATCAAAAGATGATGTGTCTCATGGCACAGGCTCGGTTGAAAATTTGATGGTTGTGCATTCTCAAGCTAAACTGTCTCTTCCGCTGCCTCAGAATGCTGATCACCTGCATAAGAACATGGATGACTCTTCTACTGCTGATTCTTCACAAGTTCAGTCATCATcaaccttccaacaaaatcagcTTTCCTTTAGTGAGCATCGTGTGAATAAGGTCTCTTCTATTCATTCATATCCTGTTTCAAGTCCCACTAGCCAATCATTTTTATCTCAATCTCTGCCTCCTAAAGAGTTAACTCCCCCTATTGTTCCTCCTGTGGATTTTCGAAATAATCGCTTGCAGTTTCCACCTCCGCCTCCTCCATTTTCGCAAGGTGCATATACTTTGCAGACTCAGCATTCTCATGTAGTGGCGCCAAACTCCTCTTGGTCTttgccaccaccaccaccaccaccactgtTGCCTCCACACCCACCATCTGTTTACATTTCAACCATCAATGCAACTACTGCAATGCAGGCCATGCCTCCACCACTATTTCAACAGCATGAGCTGCCTCCAAGAAATGAATCAACTTCACAGATGTTTGTTACTGCCTACCCAGCTCATCTTCCTACTCATTCTCAGGTGGGTGAGTTTCAACAACATAGGAGTCTTCAAATGCAGGAGCTGGAGCCTCCTCGACCTTCCACATACAAGGAAGATTTCCAGCCAAAAGCTCTTGGTATGAGTAACCAAATGAGTCAACAACATACTGGAGGTACTGGTCTTGTCGAAGAAGATCATTTCTCTAGATTCCCAGTACAGGGTTTAAGCCCTCCAAATTCATTTGCTCGGGGTAATATGCCTCCTCAACCAATGAAATCTTTCCAAGGTGAAAAACTGCCCTCAGGTGGACCTTTTACTTCATTATCTCAGAATCATCCTTACCTGCAGCAGCAAAGGCCACACTTTGATCTGCACTCCCCTGCTACAGACGGCCTTCCTTCAGACCTACGTGATTATGGAAATATTGGTTCTGGCATATCAAGATATACATCAGATATTCTCGAGAAGAATCAGCTTTATCGGTCTGATTTTGAAGGGTCAAGAATTTCAGGGCACTATAATCCTTATGCATCCACTTTTGACCACCCACTGGGCTCCAAATTCAGCTCGATCTTTTTCAAGCAAGACAAGGACATTTCCTACAACAATCTGCATGATGTTCCTAGCAGCTTGCTCCATGTTCCTGTTGATGGACACGGCATTGGAAGTGTTGGCCCAAAATCTATGCAGGCTGCTGCTTTACCAAAGTCAGCCAGTGACCAGTATGATCCAATTTTTGACAGCATTGAGCCAGCTTCAAACTCATTCAAAACATTTGATCATGGTCTGAAGGCCGAACCCCCAATTCATGGTCTAAAGGATGAACTCACCAATGACCATATCATGTTGGGGCTTAGTGCCTCCCACAAGCCATTAGATgtggaagaaaacaacaaacaGAAAGGCATTGGAGTTGTAACTGTAACCACTTCTGTAAAAAGTGAAAATGATGAATACGGTGAGACAGCAGATGCAGAAGTGGGTGATGTGGAAAACATTAGTGCAAACAGtccaattgaaaatgcaaatATAGCCGTGGGGGAGGTTGAGATTGATCAGGTTAAAATGTCTGGGAAGAGCAAGAATAGTAAGGATTCAAGATCAATGAAACTTTTCAAAATAGCCCTTGCAGATTTTGTGAAGGACGTGTTGAAGCCATCCTGGCGACAGGGTAATATGAGCAAGGAGGCATTTAAGACAATTGTCAAGAAGACTGTTGATAAGGTCTCCGGAGCCATGAAGAGTCATCAAATACCCAAGTCTCAGTCTAAGATAAATCAATACATTGACTCATCTCAGAGGAAACTGACTAAATTAGTGATG
- the LOC127792953 gene encoding uncharacterized protein LOC127792953 isoform X1 → MFEMYPQGNYSSQFGQGSQAPFPQFQQHPVPPPPRPFQQGPPASQPSTIQQGPPSIPPHIGHSTLPVYQHAPPPPLPPQQVPASGMLNASQSYLPPPPLPPQQIHGSISMVHSYSVVPQNSQWTHSMHQVLPPVRPPLGPPASIVPSHPGLFRPSLPPTGSSTLPLRPPHGGPIRPPEPGNVQAIQQISVPPPPVPPTSSLFAPAPFGSFLHSANKDSNVSASVPLSPPPPPSSPPPIPPSPPPPTSPHPPVGTLPATALHTASDLSHNSESVPTSNQSGFEVVASDSVDKVGVSIETRDDAPMFAECKTPEPMTSCDVGSPMKNLSTVKGIKLDLPPPPKPAEEKIVQKIEVLCRFIAKNGPSFEDMARQKEFANPEFEFLFGGEPGSKAAVAHSYFEWMKKKCISDHDFQHELGNSVVRSPDIDTSTQTKFLKDAVVSHSPSDSDMDMEDDITQPDVEQQVGASFKGLNHERVSIPKGLDGQEQLHSLQNAAEYNVGEVPGSRSSGLAGQDKESKSFPNDSAFDAECPLNSCEETSSASPMENLSHSNASAGIGSERTSGELIKGTSPFRLLQDYASEDSSENDDKPSLEEANTLMASPSTIRGATSRCEDIGLNLRRISSCEVAFGMPLESKSIQSNAPEFSPGSQSTAQRSNITSAATVKTEETVGNNNGNQESINNAASLEELNNTFNGAHEAAPEIGNSQSQKGKGKFESIPTLTKVDEFGRLVREGASDSDSDELHNARRRGKRERSWSRSRSPRDRRSPPWRRRERRSRSRSWSPRKRSRSRSPVYRNRDDSGSDKMRRDKDQLPECFNFLRGRCHRGAFCRYMHHESNKSDSARRYRSKQQYVEVPPASRTSDFHEEIGKTPPRRSVNEQDTSRSSFVSLKVGKMDREKSLQIAAQSMISDQDDKLLVAELAKTERDSGVTVVIQEAREIKEKILESATGLPDNENYLKQLETVQSLDGSPSHSLADVGTAISKDDVSHGTGSVENLMVVHSQAKLSLPLPQNADHLHKNMDDSSTADSSQVQSSSTFQQNQLSFSEHRVNKVSSIHSYPVSSPTSQSFLSQSLPPKELTPPIVPPVDFRNNRLQFPPPPPPFSQGAYTLQTQHSHVVAPNSSWSLPPPPPPPLLPPHPPSVYISTINATTAMQAMPPPLFQQHELPPRNESTSQMFVTAYPAHLPTHSQVGEFQQHRSLQMQELEPPRPSTYKEDFQPKALGMSNQMSQQHTGGTGLVEEDHFSRFPVQGLSPPNSFARGNMPPQPMKSFQGEKLPSGGPFTSLSQNHPYLQQQRPHFDLHSPATDGLPSDLRDYGNIGSGISRYTSDILEKNQLYRSDFEGSRISGHYNPYASTFDHPLGSKFSSIFFKQDKDISYNNLHDVPSSLLHVPVDGHGIGSVGPKSMQAAALPKSASDQYDPIFDSIEPASNSFKTFDHGLKAEPPIHGLKDELTNDHIMLGLSASHKPLDVEENNKQKGIGVVTVTTSVKSENDEYGETADAEVGDVENISANSPIENANIAVGEVEIDQVKMSGKSKNSKDSRSMKLFKIALADFVKDVLKPSWRQGNMSKEAFKTIVKKTVDKVSGAMKSHQIPKSQSKINQYIDSSQRKLTKLVMGYVQKYVKV, encoded by the exons atGTTCGAGATGTATCCTCAGGGTAATTATTCTTCTCAGTTTGGACAGGGCTCTCAAGCACCTTTCCCTCAATTTCAACAGCATCCTGTGCCTCCTCCGCCTCGTCCTTTCCAACAGGGCCCTCCAGCCTCCCAACCTTCTACAATACAACAAGGTCCCCCATCCATTCCACCTCATATAGGTCATTCTACTCTCCCAGTGTACCAGCATGCTCCACCTCCCCCACTGCCACCCCAACAAGTTCCAGCAAGTGGAATGCTGAATGCAAGCCAATCTTACTTGCCACCACCCCCACTGCCACCCCAACAAATCCATGGAAGTATCTCTATGGTACATTCCTATTCGGTAGTTCCGCAGAACTCCCAATGGACTCATAGCATGCATCAAGTTTTGCCTCCTGTGCGTCCTCCTCTTGGTCCACCTGCCTCCATAGTTCCAAGTCATCCAGGGTTGTTCAGGCCCTCATTACCTCCTACAGGGTCATCTACACTACCTTTAAGACCTCCACACGGAGGCCCAATACGTCCTCCAGAACCAGGTAACGTGCAGGCTATCCAGCAAATCTCCGTGCCACCGCCACCTGTCCCACCAACCTCTAGTTTATTTGCACCTGCTCCATTTGGATCTTTTTTACATTCAGCAAACAAGGATTCCAATGTGTCAGCCAGTGTTCCCTTGTCGCCACCACCTCCACCATCTTCTCCTCCACCCATACCACCTTCTCCACCACCACCTACCTCTCCCCATCCTCCTGTCGGAACACTGCCTGCTACAGCTCTACATACTGCATCTGATTTGTCCCATAATTCTGAGTCGGTTCCAACTTCCAATCAGTCTGGCTTTGAAGTAGTAGCTTCTGATTCTGTTGATAAAGTTGGGGTTTCCATCGAAACCAGAGATGATGCACCTATGTTTGCTGAGTGTAAAACTCCTGAACCCATGACAAGCTGCGATGTGGGTTCCCCTATGAAGAATTTATCAACTGTCAAAGGTATAAAATTGGATCTACCTCCACCACCCAAGCCAGCAGAAGAGAAAATTGTGCAAAAAATCGAGGTTCTGTGCCGCTTTATTGCAAAGAATGGCCCTAGTTTCGAAGATATGGCTCGTCAAAAAGAGTTTGCGAATCCAGAATTCGAATTTTTATTTGGTGGTGAGCCAGGGAGCAAAGCTGCAGTTGCACATTCATATTTTGAGTGGATGAAAAAGAAGTGTATCTCAGATCATGACTTCCAGCACGAGCTTGGTAATTCAGTAGTAAGGTCTCCAGACATAGACACTTCAACTCAGACCAAATTTTTGAAGGATGCAGTTGTATCCCATTCACCTTCAGATTCTGATATGGATATGGAAG ATGACATCACGCAGCCTGATGTAGAGCAGCAAGTTGGTGCCTCATTCAAAGGTTTAAACCACGAGAGGGTTTCAATACCTAAAGGCCTTGATGGTCAAGAGCAATTACATTCACTGCAAAATGCTGCTGAATACAATGTTGGAGAGGTTCCTGGATCTAGGTCCTCAGGTCTGGCTGGACAAGACAAAG AGTCCAAAAGCTTTCCAAATGATTCAGCTTTTGATGCTGAGTGCCCCTTAAATAGTTGTGAAGAAACATCTTCTGCTTCTCCCATGGAAAATTTAAGTCATTCCAATGCTTCAGCAGGTATTGGTTCTGAGAGGACTTCTGGTGAACTCATCAAAGGTACAAGCCCTTTCAGGCTTCTACAAGACTATGCTTCTGAGGATAGTTCAGAAAATGATGACAAGCCATCTCTTGAAGAGGCCAACACTTTAATGGCGTCACCATCAACTATAAGAGGTGCTACAAGTAGGTGCGAAGACATTGGATTGAATCTGAGGCGCATCTCAAGCTGTGAGGTGGCATTTGGAATGCCTTTAGAGTCTAAGAGCATCCAATCGAATGCTCCAGAATTTTCCCCAGGATCACAGAGTACTGCCCAACGAAGTAATATAACATCTGCTGCTACTGTTAAAACTGAAGAAACTGTTGGAAATAACAATGGTAATCAAGAATCTATCAACAATGCTGCTTCTCTTGAGGAACTAAATAATACCTTCAATGGTGCTCATGAAGCAGCTCCTGAGATTGGCAACTCTCAGTCtcagaaaggaaaaggaaaattcGAGTCTATACCTACTCTGACAAAAGTTGACGAGTTTGGGAGATTAGTCAGAGAAGGTGCCAGTGACAGTGACTCTGATGAATTGCACAATGCAAGAAGGCGTGGTAAGAGAGAGAGGAGTTGGAGCCGAAGCCGATCTCCACGTGATCGGAGGAGCCCTCCTTGGAGGAGAAGGGAGAGACGAAGCCGATCTCGCAG CTGGTCTCCCAGGAAAAGAAGCAGGAGCAGGTCTCCCGTGTATAGGAATAGGGATGATTCTGGTAGTGACAAAATGAGACGGGACAAAGATCAGCTTCCAGAGTGCTTTAACTTTCTTCGAGGCAGGTGCCACCGAGGAGCATTTTGTCGGTATATGCACCACGAATCCAATAAGAGTGACAGTGCAAGACGCTACAGGAGCAAACAGCAGTATGTGGAAGTTCCACCTGCTTCAAGGACTTCTGATTTCCATGAAGAGATTGGGAAAACCCCTCCCAGAAGATCAGTTAATGAGCAGGACACATCCAGAAGCAGCTTTGTTTCTTTGAAAGTTGGCAAAATGGACAGGGAAAAGTCTTTGCAGATTGCTGCTCAATCTATGATTTCTGATCAAGATGACAAGTTATTGGTTGCAGAGTTGGCTAAAACTGAGAGAGATAGTGGGGTAACTGTAGTGATTCAGGAAGCtcgagaaattaaagaaaagatACTGGAATCTGCAACTGGCCTTCCTGATAATGAGAACTATCTAAAACAATTGGAGACTGTTCAATCTCTTGATGGGTCTCCCTCTCATTCATTAGCTGATGTTGGTACTGCAATATCAAAAGATGATGTGTCTCATGGCACAGGCTCGGTTGAAAATTTGATGGTTGTGCATTCTCAAGCTAAACTGTCTCTTCCGCTGCCTCAGAATGCTGATCACCTGCATAAGAACATGGATGACTCTTCTACTGCTGATTCTTCACAAGTTCAGTCATCATcaaccttccaacaaaatcagcTTTCCTTTAGTGAGCATCGTGTGAATAAGGTCTCTTCTATTCATTCATATCCTGTTTCAAGTCCCACTAGCCAATCATTTTTATCTCAATCTCTGCCTCCTAAAGAGTTAACTCCCCCTATTGTTCCTCCTGTGGATTTTCGAAATAATCGCTTGCAGTTTCCACCTCCGCCTCCTCCATTTTCGCAAGGTGCATATACTTTGCAGACTCAGCATTCTCATGTAGTGGCGCCAAACTCCTCTTGGTCTttgccaccaccaccaccaccaccactgtTGCCTCCACACCCACCATCTGTTTACATTTCAACCATCAATGCAACTACTGCAATGCAGGCCATGCCTCCACCACTATTTCAACAGCATGAGCTGCCTCCAAGAAATGAATCAACTTCACAGATGTTTGTTACTGCCTACCCAGCTCATCTTCCTACTCATTCTCAGGTGGGTGAGTTTCAACAACATAGGAGTCTTCAAATGCAGGAGCTGGAGCCTCCTCGACCTTCCACATACAAGGAAGATTTCCAGCCAAAAGCTCTTGGTATGAGTAACCAAATGAGTCAACAACATACTGGAGGTACTGGTCTTGTCGAAGAAGATCATTTCTCTAGATTCCCAGTACAGGGTTTAAGCCCTCCAAATTCATTTGCTCGGGGTAATATGCCTCCTCAACCAATGAAATCTTTCCAAGGTGAAAAACTGCCCTCAGGTGGACCTTTTACTTCATTATCTCAGAATCATCCTTACCTGCAGCAGCAAAGGCCACACTTTGATCTGCACTCCCCTGCTACAGACGGCCTTCCTTCAGACCTACGTGATTATGGAAATATTGGTTCTGGCATATCAAGATATACATCAGATATTCTCGAGAAGAATCAGCTTTATCGGTCTGATTTTGAAGGGTCAAGAATTTCAGGGCACTATAATCCTTATGCATCCACTTTTGACCACCCACTGGGCTCCAAATTCAGCTCGATCTTTTTCAAGCAAGACAAGGACATTTCCTACAACAATCTGCATGATGTTCCTAGCAGCTTGCTCCATGTTCCTGTTGATGGACACGGCATTGGAAGTGTTGGCCCAAAATCTATGCAGGCTGCTGCTTTACCAAAGTCAGCCAGTGACCAGTATGATCCAATTTTTGACAGCATTGAGCCAGCTTCAAACTCATTCAAAACATTTGATCATGGTCTGAAGGCCGAACCCCCAATTCATGGTCTAAAGGATGAACTCACCAATGACCATATCATGTTGGGGCTTAGTGCCTCCCACAAGCCATTAGATgtggaagaaaacaacaaacaGAAAGGCATTGGAGTTGTAACTGTAACCACTTCTGTAAAAAGTGAAAATGATGAATACGGTGAGACAGCAGATGCAGAAGTGGGTGATGTGGAAAACATTAGTGCAAACAGtccaattgaaaatgcaaatATAGCCGTGGGGGAGGTTGAGATTGATCAGGTTAAAATGTCTGGGAAGAGCAAGAATAGTAAGGATTCAAGATCAATGAAACTTTTCAAAATAGCCCTTGCAGATTTTGTGAAGGACGTGTTGAAGCCATCCTGGCGACAGGGTAATATGAGCAAGGAGGCATTTAAGACAATTGTCAAGAAGACTGTTGATAAGGTCTCCGGAGCCATGAAGAGTCATCAAATACCCAAGTCTCAGTCTAAGATAAATCAATACATTGACTCATCTCAGAGGAAACTGACTAAATTAGTGATG